In Streptomyces sp. NBC_00414, a single window of DNA contains:
- a CDS encoding cupin domain-containing protein: MTLLVSTLKRFGDAVKVRIGETTTTRYIALAETTDGRLGLFHHHMLPGAAGAAPHYHTRISESFYVISGEVTVHDGTGWHKAHAGDFLHVPENAVHGFRNDSDAPAEMLIIFTPAENREAYFTGLAELLANGNTPSRAEMVALMEKYDQFEIDEP; the protein is encoded by the coding sequence ATGACGCTGCTGGTCTCGACCCTGAAGAGGTTCGGGGACGCCGTCAAGGTCCGGATCGGGGAGACGACCACCACCCGGTACATCGCGCTCGCCGAGACCACCGACGGCCGACTCGGCCTCTTCCACCACCACATGCTGCCGGGCGCCGCCGGAGCGGCCCCGCACTACCACACCCGCATCTCCGAGTCCTTCTACGTCATCTCGGGCGAGGTCACCGTCCACGACGGCACCGGCTGGCACAAGGCCCACGCCGGCGACTTCCTCCACGTACCCGAGAACGCCGTGCACGGCTTCCGCAACGACAGCGACGCACCGGCCGAGATGCTGATCATCTTCACGCCCGCGGAGAACCGCGAGGCCTACTTCACGGGTCTGGCGGAGCTCCTGGCCAACGGGAACACACCGTCCCGGGCCGAGATGGTCGCGCTCATGGAGAAGTACGACCAGTTCGAGATCGACGAGCCCTGA
- a CDS encoding PLP-dependent cysteine synthase family protein encodes MRTLAPHTSQPSLVRPAVADGIDDLVGATPLIRLRLDGLAPGAEILAKLEAANPMSSSKDRAALYMLRAAEARGDLAPGGTIVEATSGNTGISLAALAAARGYRCVIVLPDNATTERVRLLAALGAEVVQTPADRGYPGAIEKAEEIHALTPGSWFPCQHENADNVEAHYATTGPEITAALASTGRRVDTLVCAVGTGGTLTGIARHLREYDSGVRIVAVEPQGSPLLSGGQAGRHRIPGLNGGFIAPTTDVSLIDEVIAVSDTDALHTARRLAAGQGLFVGVSSGAAVHAAQLVAARPEYRDKTVVTVLPDTGERYLSMWEDPS; translated from the coding sequence ATGCGCACCCTCGCACCGCACACCTCCCAACCGTCCCTGGTCCGGCCGGCCGTCGCCGACGGCATCGACGACCTGGTGGGCGCCACCCCGCTGATCCGGCTGAGGCTCGACGGACTGGCGCCGGGCGCCGAGATACTGGCCAAGTTGGAAGCGGCCAACCCGATGTCCAGCAGCAAGGACCGGGCGGCCCTGTACATGCTCAGGGCGGCCGAGGCGCGCGGCGATCTGGCGCCGGGCGGCACGATCGTCGAAGCCACCTCGGGCAACACCGGTATCTCGCTCGCCGCCCTGGCCGCGGCCCGTGGCTACCGCTGCGTCATCGTGCTGCCCGACAACGCGACGACCGAGCGGGTACGGCTGCTGGCGGCGCTCGGCGCGGAGGTCGTCCAGACCCCCGCCGACCGCGGCTACCCGGGAGCGATCGAGAAGGCCGAGGAGATCCACGCCCTCACCCCGGGGTCCTGGTTCCCCTGCCAGCACGAGAACGCGGACAACGTCGAGGCCCACTACGCCACCACCGGCCCCGAGATCACCGCCGCGCTCGCCTCGACCGGACGCCGCGTCGACACCCTCGTCTGCGCGGTGGGCACCGGCGGGACCCTCACCGGAATCGCCCGTCACCTGCGGGAGTACGACTCCGGGGTACGGATCGTCGCGGTCGAGCCGCAGGGATCCCCGCTGCTGTCGGGCGGACAGGCCGGGCGGCACCGTATCCCCGGCCTGAACGGCGGTTTCATCGCCCCGACGACCGACGTCTCCCTGATCGACGAGGTGATCGCGGTCAGCGACACGGACGCGCTGCACACCGCCCGCCGACTCGCGGCCGGGCAGGGCCTGTTCGTCGGTGTCTCCTCCGGTGCCGCGGTGCACGCCGCGCAACTGGTGGCGGCCCGCCCCGAGTACCGCGACAAGACCGTCGTCACCGTGCTGCCCGACACGGGTGAGCGGTACCTGAGCATGTGGGAGGACCCGTCATGA
- the epsC gene encoding serine O-acetyltransferase EpsC, translating to MLRLMREDLRVVVERDPSVRGRVEAALHPALTALWAHRIAHRLHTGGHRMTARLLARWARRLTAVEIHPGAVLGRRVFIDHGAAVVIGETCTVGDDVTIYHQVTLGAVGWWSDNKRPEGDRRHPVVGRNVVLGTNATVLGPVTVGDDAVIGAQALVNKDVPEGMRMLAATASGRTPGRPSEDTIASIASAGSW from the coding sequence CTGCTGCGTCTGATGCGGGAGGACCTGCGGGTCGTCGTCGAGCGCGACCCCTCCGTCCGGGGCCGGGTCGAAGCCGCGCTGCACCCCGCGCTGACCGCTCTGTGGGCGCACCGGATCGCACACCGGCTGCACACCGGTGGACACCGGATGACGGCCCGTCTGCTGGCCCGCTGGGCCCGTCGGCTGACCGCCGTCGAGATCCACCCCGGAGCGGTGCTGGGCCGCCGGGTGTTCATCGACCACGGAGCCGCCGTCGTCATCGGCGAGACGTGCACGGTCGGCGACGACGTGACGATCTACCACCAGGTGACGCTCGGCGCGGTCGGCTGGTGGAGCGACAACAAGCGGCCGGAGGGCGACCGCCGGCATCCGGTGGTGGGCCGCAACGTCGTTCTCGGCACCAACGCCACCGTGCTCGGCCCGGTGACCGTCGGCGACGACGCGGTCATCGGCGCGCAGGCCCTGGTCAACAAGGACGTGCCGGAGGGGATGCGCATGCTGGCCGCCACCGCTTCCGGGCGCACGCCGGGCCGCCCGTCCGAGGACACCATCGCGAGCATCGCCTCGGCCGGTTCCTGGTAG
- a CDS encoding AfsR/SARP family transcriptional regulator has product MRQTPPVRFRILGSLECWDGDERVHVGGPVSERVLVTLLLEPQRVLPVHRLVEAVWDEDAPATAAHQVRKAVAELRQRIPGGRDLIATDGPGYRAAVTPEQLDLLQFTDALRRARDHASAGLAPEATALLREAVALWRGPVLSGNGGAVVDAASASLEERRMTAVEQLFDLRLEAGEGAELVAGIREAIGGNPLRETLRGQLMLALYRSGRQAEALEEYGNIRALLDEELGIQPGDALRELHQAILRNEPSLTVAAAPSPTAAPTVTGSRSTLPYDLRDFTGREEELHKLLGFVEGATGSGPLIIAIDGMGGSGKTSLAVRAAHRLAEQYPDAQLHLDLRGYTPGEEPLAPAAAAEALLRMLGVPGERIPDDPQGRITLWRSTMTKHRMILLLDNVVDEAQVKPLLASPTGTVVLITSRALLVDLDAAHSVSLGTMAPPDSVALIVGIIGERRAEAEAEAVADLADLAGHLPLALRIAAARLRKRPRWTVRYLVDRLRDDTHRLAELSAGERSVEVTLRLSYEGLAADYRKSFRLLGQYPGADLDVYTAAALLDLGVRDAEDVLEYLLDMHLVQQHEPGRYAFHDLVRSFALMLSRTRSTGGTGEFSEEAAGAVRRLLEFSLTASDAACDLLFPGRVRMARPTPSFQPELAPLSTPEAARDWFEREQDSLLAAITLAFRRGLDREVALLAANVVFHLDLRGRLDDFLALCRTALAAARRLDEADLLRLSLSNLAVACWKRGRFEDGIAAAVEAHQLAVELGDRRGQAKDTGVLGLLLATTGRFDEALPRLEQSIALKRELGAERAESESLSNVSGVYMERGCFEEAVSAATRSIELARKLGASEKELVGLSDLAQVQLAMGDVETAARTLAAARERAPGSLAPADRALQLVLSAEAEGRLGRRQLVLPWVEEALATKGLEDAPVREVTVWNTAGRFFHRDGDDERALGLHRQAHASAARLGHRVEEAYALDGIARALAALGDAEGAAERGAAAEEAFRAMGIPGRFRRAD; this is encoded by the coding sequence ATGCGCCAGACACCGCCCGTACGCTTTCGCATCCTCGGATCTCTGGAATGTTGGGACGGGGACGAGCGTGTCCATGTCGGAGGTCCCGTCAGCGAACGGGTCCTGGTGACGCTGCTCCTCGAACCCCAGCGCGTCCTGCCGGTGCACCGGCTCGTCGAAGCCGTCTGGGACGAGGACGCGCCCGCCACCGCGGCACACCAGGTACGCAAGGCCGTCGCCGAACTGCGCCAGCGCATCCCCGGCGGACGCGACCTCATCGCGACGGACGGCCCCGGATACCGTGCGGCGGTCACACCCGAACAGCTGGACCTGCTGCAGTTCACCGACGCCCTGCGGCGGGCCCGCGACCACGCTTCCGCCGGCCTCGCCCCGGAGGCGACGGCACTGCTGCGCGAAGCCGTCGCCCTGTGGCGCGGGCCGGTGCTGTCCGGCAACGGCGGCGCGGTCGTCGACGCGGCCTCCGCTTCGCTGGAGGAACGCCGTATGACCGCGGTGGAGCAGCTCTTCGACCTCAGACTGGAGGCCGGGGAGGGCGCCGAACTGGTCGCCGGGATCCGCGAGGCCATCGGCGGCAACCCGCTGCGCGAGACCCTCCGCGGTCAACTCATGCTCGCCCTGTACCGCTCGGGCCGCCAGGCCGAGGCGCTGGAGGAGTACGGGAACATCCGCGCCCTGCTCGACGAGGAACTCGGCATCCAGCCGGGTGACGCCCTGCGCGAGCTGCACCAGGCCATCCTGCGCAACGAACCCTCGCTGACCGTCGCCGCCGCGCCCTCACCGACCGCGGCCCCGACCGTGACCGGCAGCCGCTCCACCCTGCCCTACGACCTGCGGGACTTCACCGGCCGCGAGGAGGAACTGCACAAGCTGCTCGGCTTCGTCGAGGGCGCCACCGGCTCCGGCCCCCTCATCATCGCCATCGACGGCATGGGAGGCAGCGGCAAGACCTCCCTCGCCGTGCGCGCCGCACACCGTCTCGCCGAGCAGTATCCCGACGCGCAGCTCCACCTCGACCTGCGCGGCTACACCCCGGGCGAGGAACCCCTCGCCCCGGCCGCGGCGGCCGAGGCCCTCCTGCGCATGCTCGGCGTCCCGGGCGAGCGCATCCCCGACGACCCGCAGGGCCGCATCACCCTGTGGCGCTCCACCATGACCAAGCACAGGATGATCCTGTTGCTCGACAACGTAGTCGACGAGGCTCAGGTGAAGCCGCTGCTCGCCTCGCCCACCGGCACCGTCGTCCTGATCACCAGCCGCGCCCTGCTCGTGGACCTGGACGCGGCGCACTCCGTGTCCCTGGGCACGATGGCTCCGCCGGACAGTGTCGCCCTGATCGTCGGCATCATCGGAGAGCGCCGGGCGGAGGCCGAGGCCGAGGCCGTCGCCGACCTGGCCGACCTCGCCGGACACCTGCCGCTCGCCCTGCGCATCGCCGCGGCACGGTTACGCAAACGACCCCGCTGGACCGTGCGCTACCTCGTGGACCGGCTCCGCGACGACACCCACCGCCTCGCCGAACTCAGCGCGGGCGAGCGCAGCGTGGAGGTCACCCTGCGGCTGTCGTACGAGGGACTGGCCGCCGACTACCGCAAGTCCTTCCGGCTGCTCGGCCAGTACCCGGGCGCCGATCTCGACGTCTACACGGCGGCGGCCCTGCTCGACCTGGGCGTCAGGGACGCCGAGGACGTCCTGGAGTACCTCCTCGACATGCACCTCGTGCAGCAGCACGAGCCGGGCCGCTACGCGTTCCACGACCTGGTGCGCAGCTTCGCCCTCATGCTGTCGCGGACCCGCAGTACCGGCGGCACCGGCGAGTTCTCCGAGGAGGCCGCGGGCGCGGTACGCCGACTGCTGGAGTTCTCGCTCACCGCCTCGGACGCCGCCTGTGACCTGCTCTTCCCCGGCAGGGTGCGGATGGCCCGCCCGACGCCCTCGTTCCAGCCCGAACTGGCCCCGCTGAGCACGCCGGAGGCCGCCCGCGACTGGTTCGAGCGCGAACAGGACAGTCTTCTCGCGGCGATCACCCTGGCCTTCCGCCGGGGCCTGGACCGCGAGGTCGCCCTGCTCGCGGCGAACGTCGTCTTCCACCTCGATCTCCGGGGCCGGCTCGACGACTTCCTGGCGCTGTGCCGCACCGCGCTCGCCGCGGCCCGCCGTCTGGACGAGGCCGACCTCCTGCGGCTGAGTCTGTCCAACCTGGCGGTCGCCTGCTGGAAGCGCGGCAGGTTCGAGGACGGCATAGCGGCGGCGGTCGAGGCGCATCAACTCGCGGTGGAACTGGGCGACCGGCGCGGCCAGGCCAAGGACACCGGCGTGCTGGGCCTGCTGCTGGCCACCACCGGCCGCTTCGACGAGGCACTTCCCCGCCTTGAGCAGTCGATCGCCCTCAAGCGTGAACTCGGCGCCGAACGGGCCGAGTCGGAGTCCCTGTCGAACGTCAGCGGCGTCTACATGGAACGCGGATGCTTCGAGGAAGCCGTGAGCGCGGCGACCCGCTCCATCGAACTCGCCCGCAAACTGGGGGCGTCGGAGAAGGAACTCGTGGGGCTGAGCGATCTGGCGCAGGTCCAGTTGGCCATGGGTGACGTGGAGACTGCGGCCCGCACGCTCGCGGCCGCCCGCGAGCGGGCCCCCGGTTCGCTGGCTCCGGCCGACCGGGCGCTGCAGCTCGTCCTCTCCGCGGAGGCCGAGGGCCGGCTCGGGCGGCGGCAACTGGTGCTGCCCTGGGTGGAGGAGGCCCTCGCCACCAAGGGGCTGGAGGACGCGCCCGTACGGGAGGTCACCGTGTGGAACACCGCGGGGCGGTTCTTCCACCGGGACGGCGACGACGAGCGGGCGCTGGGGCTGCACCGGCAGGCCCACGCCTCCGCGGCCCGGCTGGGCCACCGGGTGGAGGAGGCCTACGCCCTGGACGGCATCGCCCGGGCCCTGGCGGCGCTGGGTGACGCCGAGGGGGCGGCCGAGCGGGGGGCTGCCGCCGAGGAGGCCTTCCGTGCGATGGGGATCCCTGGGCGCTTCCGCCGGGCGGACTGA
- a CDS encoding tautomerase family protein, with product MPVVTVDWWKGNDRQKRADLVDELTTTVARIAGCPRDVVTVLVRDVEQDHWGRGGVLADTPAEEPADPAPVPPDAEPALSRRP from the coding sequence ATGCCTGTGGTGACCGTGGACTGGTGGAAGGGCAACGACCGACAGAAACGAGCCGATCTCGTGGACGAGTTGACCACGACCGTGGCCCGGATCGCGGGATGCCCCAGAGACGTCGTGACCGTGCTGGTGCGGGATGTCGAGCAGGATCACTGGGGCCGCGGCGGTGTCCTGGCCGACACCCCGGCCGAGGAGCCGGCGGACCCCGCGCCGGTGCCGCCGGACGCCGAACCCGCGCTGTCGAGGCGCCCTTGA
- a CDS encoding cupin domain-containing protein yields the protein MTLPRVIDPGTGPTTVVGGTPVSFLVTGDDTAGRFGLTEHRLPPRAPGAPLHFHNELTEMFYVASGEVLLTLGGERRIAGPGTFMMVPPGTTHAFGNPGTDPATLLVMFTPDGGREKYFRELGELLNSSPEPTPEMMAELARRFDQFPASESPDN from the coding sequence GTGACGCTGCCACGGGTGATCGATCCCGGCACCGGTCCCACCACCGTCGTCGGCGGCACCCCGGTCTCCTTCCTCGTCACCGGGGACGACACGGCAGGCCGCTTCGGCCTCACCGAACACCGGCTTCCGCCCCGGGCGCCGGGCGCTCCCCTGCACTTCCACAACGAGCTGACCGAGATGTTCTACGTGGCGAGCGGCGAGGTCCTGCTCACGCTGGGCGGGGAGCGGCGCATCGCGGGTCCCGGCACGTTCATGATGGTGCCGCCCGGGACCACCCACGCGTTCGGCAACCCCGGCACCGACCCCGCCACCCTGCTGGTGATGTTCACCCCGGACGGCGGCCGGGAGAAGTACTTCCGCGAACTGGGCGAACTGCTGAACTCCTCGCCCGAACCGACCCCCGAGATGATGGCGGAACTGGCCCGCAGATTCGACCAGTTCCCGGCGAGCGAATCCCCCGACAACTGA
- a CDS encoding MFS transporter, with protein sequence MTTAQTPQASPPASPETSPKTSPETAAPTTTRFSGRMVAALLALSIAQFLVALDYSIIYVALPSIGSGLGLAPERLQWVVSAYAVFFASFLVVGGRAADLTGPRRLFLGALALFGAGSLAAGLAGDQWLLVASRAAQGIGAAALTPAMLALIGAAFPAGPVRSRALAIWGAIGAVGLAAGVLVGGVLTAVLSWRWVFFVNVPLILVTVALALRVLPAGARTKASVRHLNIPGAALFTGAVLFLVAALTQAAVDGWASASCLGCLAAAGALGTAWSAYDRRPAATPLIPPALLRVRSLAGASAMSALYMASVGAEFFLITLFLQDVWGYGPLGAGIAFLPLALSVVAGNLVTGQLAGSWGIRPTLASGFALGAVGLALLGLGTGGSDYWTAVLPGLLVSGLGQGMAFAGMYIAGTKDVPDSEQGTASAVLTTTQYTGGAMGLAVLVLVLGDAPAGGAFGRAYALTAVLALVAAAVALRTLSPRTADARTDAGGGR encoded by the coding sequence ATGACCACCGCGCAGACCCCCCAAGCCTCCCCGCCCGCCTCCCCTGAGACCTCTCCCAAGACCTCCCCCGAGACCGCCGCCCCCACGACCACCCGGTTCAGCGGCCGCATGGTGGCCGCGCTGCTGGCCCTGTCCATCGCCCAGTTCCTGGTGGCACTCGACTACTCGATCATCTACGTGGCGCTGCCCAGCATCGGATCAGGGCTGGGCCTGGCCCCGGAGCGACTCCAGTGGGTCGTGTCCGCCTACGCCGTCTTCTTCGCAAGTTTCCTCGTCGTGGGAGGCCGGGCCGCCGACCTGACCGGTCCGCGCAGGCTCTTCCTCGGCGCGCTGGCACTGTTCGGCGCCGGCTCGCTCGCGGCCGGACTGGCCGGTGACCAGTGGCTGCTGGTCGCCTCCCGGGCCGCCCAGGGCATCGGCGCCGCCGCACTGACCCCGGCCATGCTGGCCCTGATCGGTGCCGCGTTCCCGGCCGGTCCCGTCCGTTCCCGGGCGCTCGCGATCTGGGGCGCGATCGGCGCGGTGGGGCTCGCGGCCGGTGTGCTCGTCGGCGGTGTGCTGACCGCGGTGCTCTCCTGGCGGTGGGTGTTCTTCGTGAACGTGCCGCTCATCCTGGTCACGGTCGCCCTCGCACTGCGGGTGCTCCCGGCGGGCGCGCGCACCAAGGCCTCGGTCAGACACCTGAACATTCCCGGCGCCGCCCTGTTCACCGGCGCCGTGCTCTTCCTGGTGGCGGCGCTCACCCAGGCCGCCGTCGACGGCTGGGCCTCCGCGTCCTGCCTAGGCTGCCTGGCGGCGGCCGGCGCACTGGGCACGGCCTGGTCGGCGTACGACCGGCGTCCGGCCGCGACCCCGCTCATCCCGCCGGCCCTGCTGCGGGTGCGCTCGCTGGCCGGTGCGAGCGCGATGTCGGCGCTCTACATGGCGAGCGTCGGCGCCGAGTTCTTCCTGATCACACTCTTCCTCCAGGACGTGTGGGGCTACGGTCCGCTCGGCGCCGGTATCGCCTTCCTGCCGCTGGCGTTGAGCGTGGTGGCGGGCAACCTCGTCACCGGGCAGCTCGCCGGGTCCTGGGGAATCCGCCCCACCCTCGCCTCCGGATTCGCGCTCGGCGCGGTGGGGCTGGCCCTGCTCGGTCTCGGTACGGGCGGCTCGGACTACTGGACCGCCGTACTGCCGGGCCTGCTCGTCAGCGGGCTCGGGCAGGGCATGGCCTTCGCGGGGATGTACATCGCGGGCACCAAGGACGTGCCGGACAGCGAGCAGGGCACGGCGTCCGCGGTGCTGACGACGACTCAGTACACGGGCGGCGCGATGGGGCTGGCCGTACTGGTCCTCGTACTCGGTGACGCGCCGGCCGGCGGGGCGTTCGGCCGGGCCTACGCGCTGACCGCCGTCCTCGCCCTGGTGGCCGCCGCAGTGGCACTGCGGACGCTGTCGCCCCGGACGGCCGATGCCCGGACGGATGCCGGGGGCGGGCGGTGA
- a CDS encoding HAD family hydrolase has product MTSAFVFDIDGTLADTPNAIAELIGSVVRDLGARPGHAEVLATVGKPLEASLAGLLGTCVHDTVTAEAAARYRRRFTTDVLSRGPALLLPGVTEGLDRLRSAGRPLGIATSKIYASAHALLDATGILNRFDTVVCHNMVERGKPHPDMALRALADLGAQASRSWYVGDTVTDMAMARAAGLRTVAVSYGVDSAEALAAAGAGHVVADFPAVIDILLHGAPRTTRVNTRVTPRITTRALTGTSPEPTGALS; this is encoded by the coding sequence ATGACCTCCGCGTTCGTCTTCGACATCGACGGCACCCTCGCCGACACCCCGAACGCCATCGCCGAGTTGATCGGCTCCGTGGTGCGCGACCTCGGCGCCCGTCCCGGCCACGCGGAGGTGCTCGCGACGGTCGGCAAGCCTCTGGAGGCGTCTCTCGCGGGGCTGTTGGGCACGTGCGTACACGACACCGTGACCGCCGAGGCCGCCGCCCGCTACCGCCGCCGCTTCACCACGGACGTCCTCAGCCGGGGACCCGCGCTCCTGCTGCCGGGCGTGACCGAAGGACTGGACCGGCTTCGGTCGGCGGGGCGTCCGCTCGGGATCGCCACCTCCAAGATCTACGCCAGTGCCCACGCGCTCCTGGACGCCACCGGCATCCTCAACAGGTTCGACACCGTCGTCTGCCACAACATGGTCGAACGCGGCAAGCCCCACCCCGACATGGCGCTGCGGGCCCTGGCCGACCTCGGCGCGCAGGCGTCGCGGTCCTGGTACGTGGGCGACACCGTCACCGACATGGCGATGGCGCGTGCCGCCGGTCTGCGGACCGTGGCCGTGTCCTACGGCGTCGACTCCGCCGAGGCGCTCGCCGCCGCCGGCGCCGGCCATGTAGTCGCCGACTTCCCCGCGGTGATCGACATCCTCCTGCACGGCGCCCCGCGCACCACCCGGGTCAACACCCGAGTCACGCCCCGAATCACCACCCGAGCCCTCACCGGGACCAGCCCGGAACCGACCGGAGCCCTGTCATGA
- a CDS encoding pseudouridine-5'-phosphate glycosidase, with protein MHPLLRTGEEVGDALAENRPVVALESTVIAHGLPYPGNVETALAIEKAVRESGAVPATVGLDGGRFTVGMSPDDMERFAVGPDVPKVSSRDVGVVLAGGGLGATTVASSLVAADLAGIPFFSTAGIGGVHRGAGESFDISADLVQFTRSKVAVVCAGAKSILDLGLTLEYLETLGVPVIGYRFDHFPAFYCRSSGLRVPQRIDDPGDIARAVRMHWAAGLPGGALITAPIDEEHALDSDLMEGVIQGALRAAEDDGVRGPAATPYLMKAVSRATEGRSAAANREVLISTARLAGHLAVAYAATAEPDGRAAA; from the coding sequence GTGCACCCATTGCTGCGTACAGGTGAGGAAGTTGGTGACGCGCTGGCCGAGAACCGGCCCGTTGTCGCCCTGGAGTCGACGGTGATCGCGCACGGGCTGCCCTATCCGGGCAACGTGGAGACCGCGCTCGCCATCGAGAAGGCGGTCCGGGAGTCGGGCGCCGTACCGGCGACCGTCGGGCTGGACGGCGGCCGGTTCACCGTGGGGATGTCGCCCGACGACATGGAGCGCTTCGCGGTCGGGCCCGATGTGCCCAAGGTGTCCAGCCGGGATGTCGGGGTCGTACTGGCCGGTGGCGGCCTGGGTGCCACCACCGTGGCCTCGTCGCTCGTCGCCGCGGATCTCGCGGGCATCCCGTTCTTCTCCACGGCGGGCATCGGTGGTGTCCACCGCGGTGCGGGCGAGAGCTTCGACATCTCCGCCGACCTCGTGCAGTTCACGCGGAGCAAGGTGGCCGTCGTCTGTGCCGGCGCCAAGAGCATCCTGGACCTGGGGCTGACACTGGAGTACCTGGAGACGCTCGGTGTGCCGGTGATCGGCTACCGCTTCGACCACTTCCCCGCCTTCTACTGCCGTTCCAGCGGCCTGCGCGTACCCCAGCGGATCGACGACCCGGGCGACATCGCGCGTGCCGTGCGGATGCACTGGGCGGCCGGTCTGCCGGGCGGTGCCCTGATCACCGCGCCCATCGACGAGGAACACGCCCTGGACAGCGACCTCATGGAGGGTGTGATCCAGGGAGCGCTGCGCGCCGCCGAGGACGACGGGGTACGCGGTCCCGCCGCGACCCCGTACCTGATGAAGGCCGTCTCGCGGGCCACGGAGGGCCGTTCGGCCGCCGCCAACCGCGAGGTGCTCATCAGCACCGCCCGGCTCGCCGGACACCTCGCCGTCGCCTACGCGGCCACCGCCGAACCGGACGGGCGGGCCGCGGCATGA